In Clostridium sp., one DNA window encodes the following:
- a CDS encoding HAMP domain-containing sensor histidine kinase: MQSIRKRLSIIIISCSIIAVVLLGILINLTVNRTFNNYVVNTQNQRNNRIVDYFQQIYERDRKWTVNSGKEMMHEAYMSNYCLILLDGDKNVVWGMNPDDIKDNSHMMMQKVYNNQGIYRSKSFEIKYDKKVVGYVVIGQYFPILLTQQDVNFKMSINRNIIISIIIAMIISVIMSIIISRQFSEPIKSVSNTSVKLSSGDYNSKSDIKSNIRELNDLTQSINILGEKLKEQDQLRKRLVSDISHEIRTPLNVLQNNLEAMIDGIFPVNEERLNYLNDEVIRFGKLLDSLKVLKQFEDEKLAFNMKTVFLDRLISSVSSKFSIGFQNKNINFKLNIEEGRDFKIMGDEDKLKQVFINLLANAIKFTGDGGNISIDLYEVKNKIIARVKDNGIGIKKEDMPYIFERLYRGDKSRNKIEGTGIGLTIVKRILDLHSAYVDVESVFGKGTSFTLYFNRSRRIFNE; this comes from the coding sequence TTGCAGAGCATAAGAAAAAGATTGAGTATAATAATTATTTCCTGTTCAATTATTGCGGTTGTTTTACTGGGGATTTTGATTAATTTGACCGTTAATAGAACTTTTAATAATTATGTGGTGAATACTCAAAACCAGAGAAATAATAGGATTGTAGATTATTTTCAGCAAATATACGAAAGAGACAGAAAATGGACTGTGAATTCAGGAAAGGAAATGATGCATGAAGCCTATATGAGCAATTATTGCCTGATTCTTTTGGATGGTGATAAAAATGTAGTATGGGGTATGAATCCAGATGATATAAAAGATAACTCCCATATGATGATGCAGAAGGTCTACAACAACCAGGGCATCTACAGATCAAAGTCATTTGAAATCAAATATGATAAGAAAGTTGTAGGCTATGTAGTGATCGGGCAGTATTTTCCAATACTTTTAACGCAGCAGGATGTAAATTTTAAAATGTCCATAAATAGAAATATAATAATAAGTATCATTATAGCAATGATTATATCAGTTATAATGAGCATAATTATATCAAGACAATTTTCAGAGCCAATTAAGTCGGTTTCAAATACATCCGTAAAACTGTCAAGTGGCGATTATAATTCAAAATCGGATATAAAAAGCAATATAAGGGAACTCAATGATTTAACCCAAAGTATAAATATACTGGGAGAAAAATTGAAAGAACAGGATCAGCTCAGGAAAAGGCTTGTTTCTGATATTTCCCATGAAATAAGGACTCCGCTTAATGTTCTTCAAAACAATCTGGAGGCAATGATTGATGGAATATTCCCTGTGAATGAGGAACGCCTGAATTATTTAAATGATGAAGTAATAAGGTTTGGCAAATTATTGGATAGTTTGAAGGTTTTGAAACAATTTGAAGATGAAAAATTGGCATTCAACATGAAGACAGTATTTTTGGACAGATTGATCTCGTCTGTAAGCAGTAAATTTTCGATTGGTTTCCAAAACAAGAATATCAACTTTAAGTTGAACATAGAAGAGGGAAGAGATTTTAAAATAATGGGAGATGAAGATAAACTGAAACAGGTTTTTATAAATTTGCTTGCCAATGCCATAAAATTTACAGGAGATGGTGGAAATATAAGCATCGATTTATATGAAGTAAAAAATAAAATTATAGCAAGAGTCAAGGATAATGGTATAGGTATAAAAAAGGAAGATATGCCATATATTTTTGAAAGACTGTATAGAGGTGACAAGAGCAGGAATAAAATAGAAGGTACCGGCATAGGACTGACCATTGTAAAGAGAATACTCGATTTACATTCAGCATACGTTGATGTGGAGAGTGTTTTTGGTAAAGGTACATCATTTACATTATACTTTAACAGGAGTAGGAGAATATTCAATGAATAA
- a CDS encoding response regulator transcription factor: MNNILIIEDELKVSEIIKAYLEREGYNVFCAAGGYDGLSLFNKKDFQLVILDLMLPDIDGEDVCRIMRETSKVHIFMLTAKVELSDKIQGLNIGADEYLTKPLSPRELTARVNALFRRINSDKSEIFSYDNGKFKIDRERRRVEVNGKDIVLTPNEFDILYALASNKGKVLSREQLIQNVYGIDFDGSDRTVDAHIKNLRKKIENSSKTPKYIITVVKLGYRFGVERDY, encoded by the coding sequence ATGAATAATATATTAATAATTGAGGACGAATTGAAAGTGTCGGAAATAATCAAAGCCTATCTTGAAAGAGAGGGATATAATGTATTCTGTGCAGCTGGTGGATATGATGGACTCAGTTTGTTTAATAAAAAAGATTTTCAACTTGTTATATTGGACCTGATGCTTCCTGACATTGATGGTGAAGATGTATGCAGGATTATGAGGGAGACATCGAAGGTGCATATATTCATGCTTACTGCGAAGGTGGAGTTAAGCGACAAAATTCAAGGACTTAATATTGGTGCAGATGAATATCTTACCAAGCCGTTGAGTCCCCGGGAGCTTACGGCACGGGTGAATGCGTTGTTTAGAAGAATAAATTCCGACAAATCGGAAATATTTTCTTATGATAATGGAAAGTTTAAAATTGACAGAGAAAGAAGAAGAGTAGAGGTAAACGGCAAGGACATAGTTTTGACTCCAAATGAATTTGATATCTTATATGCACTTGCTTCAAACAAGGGCAAAGTTCTGTCAAGAGAACAGCTCATTCAAAATGTATATGGCATTGATTTTGATGGATCGGATAGAACTGTGGATGCACACATTAAAAATTTGAGGAAGAAAATAGAAAATAGCAGCAAAACGCCAAAATACATAATTACTGTTGTTAAATTAGGCTATAGATTTGGTGTTGAAAGGGATTATTGA
- a CDS encoding APC family permease: protein MSLKLGKFLDGLTGKSLKTEELKKEKFSVFWGLPIMSSDAISSVAYAGEEILWILVPAIGLLSYKYMLYASMLIVFLMFMLTFSYRQTIDAYPSGGGSYVVAKDNLGTTAGLIAGASLTIDYILTVAVSASAGTAAITSAIPFLLPHKVGITLGLIILLVIGNLRGVRESSKLFGIPTYVFIISILFMIVWGIIKVHFMGYEPVPIYSIPEVSGNITLFLFLKAFSGGCTALTGIEAVSNGVPNFKEPSQKHAKIVLGLLALIVLLVFGGISYLATLYHAVPNSEVTVVAQISQQIFNKTIMFYVVQAATAVVLVLAGNTAFAGLPLLLAFMAEDGYAPRQLAKRGKRLNYSNGIVMLGLLSCILVIIFKGDTHYLLPLYAVGVFISFTLSQAGMFRRWIKNRGSAWRHKAFINGLGALMTFITAIIIGVTKFVHGAWVVFILIPFIVYIMRKINMHYVEAGRQLKLSMDEKPKKIDFASQKRYVIVPIDTLNKSFLKALNYARTISDNIIIFHVSIDDNVTEELLENWRRYNVDIPIIVRKSPYRSIVGPLVKFIESEEYAAGPNDTVTVVMPQFVVTKWWGNILHNQTALFIKTMLLRRRNIAIVTVPYIIDEG, encoded by the coding sequence ATGAGCTTGAAATTGGGAAAGTTTTTAGATGGATTGACGGGAAAGAGCTTAAAGACCGAAGAATTAAAAAAGGAGAAATTCAGTGTATTCTGGGGACTTCCCATAATGTCCAGCGATGCTATTTCATCTGTTGCATATGCAGGTGAGGAAATACTTTGGATACTTGTTCCGGCAATTGGCCTGTTGTCTTATAAATATATGCTGTATGCATCCATGCTAATTGTATTTTTAATGTTTATGCTTACGTTCTCTTATAGACAAACTATAGATGCCTACCCCTCAGGAGGGGGATCTTATGTCGTAGCCAAGGATAATCTTGGGACTACCGCAGGACTAATAGCAGGTGCATCACTTACCATAGATTATATACTTACCGTGGCAGTAAGTGCTTCTGCCGGGACTGCAGCCATTACATCTGCAATACCTTTTTTGCTGCCTCATAAAGTCGGTATAACACTGGGACTCATAATTCTATTGGTAATTGGAAATTTGAGGGGAGTCAGGGAATCTTCAAAATTATTTGGAATTCCAACCTATGTATTTATAATTTCCATATTATTTATGATTGTCTGGGGGATAATCAAAGTTCATTTTATGGGATATGAGCCTGTTCCGATCTACAGTATACCGGAGGTTTCGGGAAATATAACCCTGTTTCTTTTCTTAAAAGCTTTTTCAGGTGGATGTACGGCGTTAACGGGCATAGAAGCAGTGAGTAATGGTGTGCCGAATTTCAAGGAGCCTTCACAGAAACATGCTAAAATTGTATTGGGACTTTTAGCTCTTATTGTACTTCTGGTGTTTGGAGGTATTTCCTATCTGGCTACGCTTTATCATGCTGTTCCGAATTCGGAGGTTACTGTAGTGGCACAGATTTCACAGCAGATATTCAACAAAACCATAATGTTTTATGTAGTTCAGGCAGCTACTGCTGTTGTATTGGTTTTAGCTGGCAATACAGCTTTTGCGGGGCTTCCGCTGCTTCTGGCATTTATGGCGGAGGACGGTTATGCACCAAGACAGCTTGCAAAAAGGGGGAAAAGACTCAATTATTCCAATGGAATTGTGATGTTGGGGCTTCTATCCTGCATACTGGTCATAATTTTTAAAGGGGATACACATTATCTGTTACCTCTTTATGCCGTAGGGGTATTTATATCGTTTACACTATCGCAGGCAGGTATGTTCAGAAGATGGATAAAAAATAGGGGCTCTGCATGGAGACATAAAGCGTTTATAAATGGGCTTGGTGCCCTTATGACTTTTATAACTGCGATTATCATAGGAGTCACAAAATTTGTTCATGGTGCATGGGTGGTGTTTATACTAATACCTTTTATAGTTTATATTATGAGAAAGATAAATATGCATTATGTGGAAGCGGGCAGGCAATTAAAGCTTTCCATGGATGAAAAACCTAAAAAAATAGACTTTGCTTCACAAAAAAGATATGTAATAGTACCTATAGACACTCTCAATAAATCTTTTTTAAAGGCATTGAACTATGCCAGAACCATATCGGACAATATAATAATATTTCATGTCTCCATAGACGACAATGTTACAGAAGAGCTTTTGGAAAATTGGCGTCGATATAATGTGGACATACCTATAATAGTAAGAAAATCCCCCTATAGGAGCATAGTGGGGCCGTTGGTCAAATTTATAGAATCAGAAGAATATGCTGCAGGACCAAATGATACGGTAACGGTAGTCATGCCCCAGTTTGTAGTTACAAAATGGTGGGGGAATATACTTCATAACCAGACGGCGCTGTTTATCAAGACAATGCTTCTTAGAAGAAGGAATATAGCAATAGTTACTGTACCCTATATAATAGATGAAGGTTAA
- a CDS encoding methyl-accepting chemotaxis protein has protein sequence MNSKISLLHKLVGILILLVIIPVLILSVFYFSIASKIINDNAKELTKQVSDEKVSYVDLQILSLKHDLQSLSVNKAVLSQDKNALLNSLGSITQSNKDIMQSYLADETKQLIVYPQSVKLPKGYDPTSRQWYKDTLAANGKVYITAPYKDVSTGKIIITIAKKVQLNNGKKGALGFDVDLSTLRNKLSATKIGKNGYALLISTDGTIIAHSNKDKVMKNIKSEISSGQSILDEKRGNIKYGTGKDSKIAGFNKSQETGWTVIAVSPKSDYAQGLNAAVTTALTILLVMSAIAVICGIFIAKYATEPLTHIQQFAKRLSECDFSTPIIIRRKDEFADTAFSLNTAQENVKSLVKTIIDNSENMSASSQELSATVQEMTSQFQDINNSINDIVNGSQETTASAEEVTASVEEIDSNINQLSNKAMNVNMNAIKSKENALSVQENAQTAIIECKDIYKNEETNILKAIDQGKVVLKIREMADIIANIAEQTNLLSLNAAIESARAGEHGKGFAVVAEEVRTLAEQSSETVSTIQNIVVKVQEAFKNLSNTSLQILKFIDQNVNVQLDNYMSTGGKYYNDSQFTSDSLRQLTSMTEEIKNTTNEVTKAINGMAEIAQKSSESTKQIQDIINDAAHGMVQVDKTAKDQTDLAQKLNEVILKFKI, from the coding sequence ATGAACAGCAAAATATCATTACTTCATAAATTAGTAGGAATCTTAATCTTGCTAGTTATAATACCAGTACTCATACTATCAGTTTTTTATTTTTCCATAGCATCTAAAATCATAAATGACAATGCAAAGGAATTGACAAAACAGGTATCGGACGAAAAGGTCTCATATGTTGATCTACAAATTCTATCATTGAAACATGATTTACAATCACTATCGGTAAATAAAGCTGTACTTTCGCAGGATAAAAATGCCCTATTAAACTCACTTGGAAGCATAACCCAAAGTAACAAGGATATAATGCAGTCATATTTGGCGGATGAAACCAAGCAATTGATAGTATATCCTCAAAGTGTAAAATTACCTAAAGGTTATGATCCAACATCCAGGCAGTGGTATAAAGATACTTTAGCTGCCAATGGGAAAGTATATATAACTGCACCTTATAAAGATGTTTCCACGGGTAAAATTATCATAACTATTGCTAAAAAAGTTCAGCTTAATAACGGCAAAAAAGGCGCTTTGGGGTTTGATGTTGATCTGTCTACATTGAGGAACAAATTATCTGCAACTAAAATAGGTAAAAATGGATATGCCCTTTTAATTTCAACGGATGGGACAATTATTGCACATTCTAACAAGGACAAAGTAATGAAAAATATAAAATCGGAAATTTCTTCTGGACAATCCATACTAGATGAAAAGCGGGGAAATATTAAATACGGAACTGGAAAAGACTCAAAAATAGCTGGATTCAATAAGTCCCAGGAAACGGGATGGACAGTTATAGCCGTAAGTCCTAAGAGTGATTATGCACAAGGTCTAAATGCTGCTGTTACAACGGCTCTTACAATTTTGTTGGTTATGTCGGCAATAGCTGTCATATGTGGTATATTTATCGCAAAATATGCAACAGAACCTTTAACTCATATACAACAATTTGCCAAAAGATTATCTGAATGTGATTTCAGTACTCCCATAATTATAAGGAGAAAGGATGAATTTGCAGATACGGCTTTTTCTCTCAATACAGCCCAGGAGAACGTGAAATCCCTTGTAAAGACCATAATTGACAATTCCGAAAACATGAGTGCTTCCAGTCAGGAACTTTCTGCAACTGTCCAGGAAATGACATCTCAATTTCAGGATATAAACAATTCCATAAATGATATTGTAAATGGTTCCCAGGAAACAACAGCTTCTGCTGAGGAAGTTACCGCTTCTGTAGAAGAAATAGATTCAAATATAAATCAATTATCAAATAAGGCAATGAATGTAAATATGAATGCAATTAAATCCAAGGAAAATGCTCTTTCAGTCCAGGAAAATGCTCAAACTGCAATAATCGAATGTAAAGACATCTATAAAAACGAAGAAACAAATATACTGAAAGCTATAGATCAGGGTAAAGTTGTTTTAAAAATAAGGGAAATGGCTGATATAATAGCAAATATTGCGGAGCAGACAAATTTATTGTCATTAAATGCAGCCATTGAATCTGCAAGAGCAGGAGAACATGGCAAGGGATTTGCAGTAGTTGCTGAAGAAGTGAGAACTCTGGCTGAACAATCTTCAGAAACAGTTTCCACAATTCAAAATATTGTAGTAAAAGTTCAGGAGGCATTTAAAAACCTCTCAAATACCAGTCTTCAGATTTTAAAATTTATTGATCAAAATGTAAATGTCCAGTTGGATAATTATATGAGCACGGGAGGAAAATATTATAATGACTCCCAATTTACATCTGATTCTCTAAGACAACTTACATCGATGACAGAAGAAATAAAAAATACAACAAATGAGGTGACTAAAGCAATTAACGGCATGGCTGAAATTGCACAGAAATCCTCCGAAAGTACTAAGCAAATTCAAGATATTATAAATGATGCAGCACATGGAATGGTACAAGTTGATAAAACCGCCAAAGATCAAACGGATCTGGCTCAGAAGCTCAATGAAGTCATCCTAAAATTTAAAATCTAA
- a CDS encoding winged helix-turn-helix transcriptional regulator — translation MNDKIKFCPVSLAQNVLMGKWKLPILWALHNKTMRFNELQKLMTTISRGVLTQQLRELERDKLVNRKVYREVPPKVEYSLTEIGISFIPIMIEIIKWGTGYIKKTKKCNMDICILNGFPCEKCYKGID, via the coding sequence GTGAATGATAAAATTAAATTTTGCCCTGTATCTTTAGCTCAAAACGTATTAATGGGAAAATGGAAATTACCAATTTTATGGGCTCTTCATAATAAGACAATGCGTTTTAATGAACTTCAGAAATTGATGACGACCATTTCCAGAGGAGTGCTCACACAACAATTGAGAGAACTTGAACGAGACAAACTTGTAAATAGAAAGGTATATAGAGAGGTACCACCTAAGGTGGAATACTCCTTGACGGAAATTGGTATAAGTTTCATTCCTATAATGATTGAAATTATAAAATGGGGAACAGGATATATTAAAAAAACGAAAAAATGTAATATGGATATCTGCATACTAAATGGATTTCCCTGTGAAAAATGCTATAAAGGCATCGACTGA
- a CDS encoding pyridoxamine 5'-phosphate oxidase family protein, producing MDEIIKLFKENGFGFLATVDNGKPRVRPFGFMTWDGGKLYFCTNSTKKVYKQLIELPYIEYSTTSKDMVTGRISGKVVFSDDKEKKELVLNSSELVKNIYKSSDNPIFKIFYIEHGTATISDLTGENSKGIEF from the coding sequence ATGGATGAGATAATAAAACTTTTCAAGGAGAATGGATTTGGATTTTTAGCAACTGTAGATAATGGGAAGCCTAGAGTAAGACCTTTTGGCTTCATGACCTGGGATGGAGGTAAACTTTATTTCTGCACCAACAGCACAAAAAAAGTTTATAAACAATTGATTGAATTGCCATATATTGAATATAGCACCACATCAAAGGACATGGTTACGGGAAGAATAAGCGGGAAGGTTGTATTTTCAGATGATAAAGAAAAAAAAGAACTGGTACTGAATTCATCGGAACTTGTAAAAAATATATATAAATCTTCAGATAATCCTATTTTTAAAATATTCTATATTGAACATGGTACGGCAACAATTTCAGATTTAACGGGAGAAAACTCTAAAGGAATAGAATTCTAG
- a CDS encoding TetR/AcrR family transcriptional regulator gives MARIADPKKMDNIKKAVMECIIDYGYSGVSIALICKKAGVSPGYLYRYYNSKEELVQELVDLEMGVIVNNFISDIESSDTLYEVGYKTIKKLFMNANRKPMLAKFDASVVMDLKILTEEKFNNILNLAKKCIDLGKKTGEINSDVTAAEVLVVSFTIPFRYLSFSLELENNKKFTEEEARRIAKICINALK, from the coding sequence ATGGCTAGAATTGCGGACCCTAAAAAAATGGATAATATCAAGAAAGCGGTGATGGAGTGTATAATAGATTATGGCTATTCAGGGGTGTCAATTGCTTTAATTTGTAAAAAAGCAGGAGTTTCACCTGGATATTTATATAGATATTATAATAGCAAAGAAGAATTGGTACAGGAATTGGTAGATTTGGAAATGGGTGTAATAGTCAATAACTTTATATCAGATATTGAATCTTCTGATACCTTGTACGAAGTTGGATATAAGACGATAAAGAAATTGTTTATGAATGCAAACAGGAAACCTATGCTGGCAAAATTTGATGCCTCAGTTGTGATGGACCTAAAAATACTGACGGAAGAAAAATTTAATAATATCTTGAATTTGGCAAAGAAATGTATTGATTTAGGGAAAAAGACAGGTGAAATTAATTCTGATGTAACTGCTGCAGAGGTATTGGTCGTGTCTTTTACAATCCCATTTAGGTATTTATCATTTTCGCTGGAATTGGAAAATAATAAAAAATTTACAGAAGAAGAAGCTAGGAGAATAGCAAAAATATGTATTAATGCGTTAAAGTAA
- a CDS encoding efflux RND transporter permease subunit, protein MRNGIKIKPLDLVINFIVNKSKYIEVFFAVMVLISMFLYLFVRVNYDLTKYLPDTAASKAGLNLMEKEFGYPGTARIMIKDVSLYQAKLYKEEIAAVDGVDTVFWADTTDDIKKYTDVYTSDTFIKAEDIQDYYKDNCAVMDISFIEGDSDTRTSKALDKIQKIVGNKGRFTGPAVQNKSLNESLNREMKSATVIVVIVVASVLLLTTTSWLEPLLFLLVMGIAIVINMGTNVFLGNISFMTASVAPVLQMAVAMDYSIFLMHAFTREKDAGKEPKEAIRIAIRQSSSSIIACGMATIIGFLALTVMKFSIGYDLGIVLAKGIFISLLTVLFLMPSMIIRSQKMIQKTAHRKLVKLPKNLAKSIFKVKYVALGLAIFLAVPCFIAKDMNSFLFGNSAVGAGEGTQVYKDEQEIDRIFGRSNMLMALVPNDSIIKEKQLSDELGKLSYVKKVTSLENTLPDGIPETIIPKQITKQFHSEQYARILVYIRTREESHAAFQYSDEIKSIVKKYYPQSSSLVGATPFTQDIKTIITRDYTFVDKLSLLGVIIVAIIVFRSFLIPVLIVVPIEIAIFLNMAVPYFVGQDMIFMGYIIVSCIQLAATVDYAILMTNYYLEYRMRLDKKKAILEMIWAAVPPIMNSGIILSFAGYTLYFTSSIAAIGAMGRLIGRGALLSIAMVVVLLPALLYIFDSQIYRHILRMNRMKDKIRKKLEDKLRLVGMLSETLKKKTHYKGNSDESVESLEGLKDEN, encoded by the coding sequence ATGAGAAATGGAATAAAAATTAAACCACTCGACTTAGTAATTAATTTTATTGTAAATAAAAGTAAATACATTGAAGTATTTTTTGCAGTTATGGTCCTAATCAGCATGTTTTTATACCTATTTGTGAGGGTTAATTATGATCTCACCAAATACTTGCCGGATACGGCTGCATCCAAGGCTGGCCTGAATCTTATGGAAAAAGAATTTGGTTATCCAGGCACTGCACGTATTATGATAAAAGATGTATCACTGTATCAAGCAAAGCTGTATAAGGAAGAGATAGCGGCAGTAGATGGCGTGGATACGGTTTTCTGGGCGGATACGACAGATGATATTAAAAAATATACTGATGTATATACGTCCGATACCTTTATAAAAGCTGAAGACATACAGGATTATTACAAGGACAACTGTGCGGTGATGGATATTTCTTTTATTGAAGGTGATTCTGACACAAGGACATCGAAAGCATTGGACAAGATTCAGAAAATAGTAGGAAACAAGGGGAGGTTTACGGGCCCGGCTGTTCAAAATAAATCCTTGAATGAGAGCCTGAACAGGGAAATGAAGAGTGCTACAGTAATTGTTGTCATTGTTGTGGCATCGGTACTGCTTCTGACAACAACATCGTGGCTGGAGCCGCTGTTGTTTCTCCTGGTCATGGGAATCGCCATTGTGATCAATATGGGAACAAACGTGTTTCTGGGGAATATATCATTCATGACGGCAAGTGTGGCTCCCGTCCTTCAAATGGCTGTTGCAATGGACTACTCCATTTTCTTGATGCACGCTTTTACCAGAGAGAAAGATGCTGGAAAAGAGCCCAAAGAAGCTATTAGAATTGCCATACGCCAATCTTCCTCTTCAATTATTGCATGTGGCATGGCAACCATTATCGGCTTCCTGGCGCTGACAGTAATGAAGTTTTCCATAGGCTATGATCTTGGGATTGTTCTGGCAAAAGGAATTTTTATCAGTCTGCTGACGGTTTTGTTTTTGATGCCATCCATGATTATCCGGAGCCAAAAGATGATTCAGAAAACTGCACACCGCAAGCTGGTAAAACTGCCTAAAAATCTGGCCAAAAGTATTTTCAAGGTCAAATATGTGGCACTGGGGCTTGCAATATTTTTGGCAGTGCCATGCTTTATTGCAAAAGACATGAACAGTTTTCTTTTCGGAAATTCGGCGGTGGGTGCAGGAGAGGGAACTCAGGTTTATAAAGACGAGCAGGAGATTGACAGGATTTTTGGAAGAAGCAATATGCTTATGGCTCTGGTACCGAATGATTCCATTATCAAGGAGAAGCAGCTGTCCGATGAACTGGGAAAACTGAGTTATGTTAAAAAGGTAACCTCGCTGGAAAATACACTGCCGGATGGTATACCGGAAACTATCATTCCCAAACAAATAACCAAGCAGTTTCACTCTGAACAATATGCCAGAATACTAGTTTACATAAGGACACGTGAGGAAAGCCACGCTGCATTTCAGTATTCTGATGAAATCAAGTCCATAGTTAAAAAGTATTATCCACAGAGTTCATCACTGGTTGGAGCTACACCTTTTACGCAGGATATTAAAACCATTATCACCAGGGATTACACTTTTGTGGACAAACTTTCTCTATTGGGAGTTATAATTGTAGCGATAATTGTATTTCGCTCATTCCTGATTCCAGTCCTTATTGTAGTACCCATCGAGATAGCCATCTTTTTAAATATGGCAGTACCTTATTTCGTTGGACAAGATATGATTTTTATGGGTTATATTATTGTCAGCTGCATCCAGCTGGCTGCGACTGTGGACTATGCAATATTGATGACAAACTACTATCTGGAATACCGAATGCGGTTGGATAAAAAGAAAGCCATTCTGGAAATGATCTGGGCTGCAGTTCCACCTATTATGAATTCAGGAATTATTCTGTCCTTTGCGGGATATACACTTTACTTTACTTCCAGTATTGCGGCCATTGGTGCTATGGGACGTCTTATCGGGCGTGGTGCGCTGCTGAGTATTGCAATGGTAGTTGTATTGCTGCCGGCATTACTGTATATTTTTGATTCACAAATCTACAGGCATATTTTGAGGATGAATCGTATGAAAGATAAAATCAGGAAAAAACTCGAGGATAAGCTTCGGCTTGTTGGAATGTTATCAGAAACATTGAAGAAGAAAACACATTACAAAGGCAATAGTGATGAATCTGTTGAAAGTTTGGAGGGATTGAAGGATGAAAATTAG